A single Coregonus clupeaformis isolate EN_2021a chromosome 39, ASM2061545v1, whole genome shotgun sequence DNA region contains:
- the LOC121557885 gene encoding CD276 antigen-like encodes MFGTGTVQVAGSAEPIVALVGDDVILPCTLRPTVSAVYQTVEWQRPDLKPKEVHLYRDEKDDLALQNRLFGGRTSLFKEELVEGNAGLKLIRVELSDAGNYTCYVPLLDHQKTTIQLIVGAASRPVISIEGIKGDEVVLRCEAEGCYPEPVMEWCDVHGRVLPAAGPPETSRDREGCYTVTSHVNVPKTDNNTFTCRVQQPEIKHMKERRVHIPDQMFPTQCQSLWLTGLVAAGVTALVGVGGLYLLIRKGMLTISMEKRALDVSNAEPLMKKNKETTKNEEDEAGEPSLSKV; translated from the exons atgtttggcacaG GGACAGTTCAGGTTGCTGGTTCTGCTGAGCCCATTGTGGCCTTAGTTGGTGATGACGTCATCCTGCCTTGCACCCTGAGACCAACCGTTAGCGCTGTGTATCAAACAGTAGAATGGCAGAGACCTGACCTAAAACCAAAAGAGGTGCATCTTTACAGAGATGAGAAGGACGACCTTGCGCTCCAGAATCGATTATTCGGGGGAAGGACGTCACTGTTTAAAGAAGAACTAGTGGAAGGCAACGCTGGTTTAAAGCTGATCAGAGTGGAACTCTCTGATGCTGGAAACTACACCTGTTACGTTCCACTGTTGGACCACCAGAAAACCACCATTCAACTCATTGTTG GTGCAGCGTCTCGACCAGTAATCTCCATTGAAGGAATCAAAGGTGATGAGGTGGTCCTGCGCTGTGAGGCTGAAGGCTGCTACCCAGAGCCTGTCATGGAGTGGTGTGACGTTCATGGACGTGTCCTCCCTGCTGCTGGACCTCCAGAGACATCCAGAGACCGTGAAGGCTGCTACACTGTGACAAGCCATGTCAACGTCCCGAAAACTGACAACAACACGTTCACCTGTCGGGTTCAACAGCCGGAGATCAAACACATGAAGGAGAGACGGGTTCATATTCCAG ATCAAATGTTTCCTACGCAGTGCCAGTCCTTGTGGCTGACAGGTCTTGTTGCAGCTGGAGTCACAGCTCTTGTTGGAGTTGGAGGTCTCTACCTGTTGATAAGAAAAGGGATGTTGACCATCAGCATGGAGAAAC GAGCGTTGGACGTCAGTAATGCAGAACCCTTAATGAAGAAGAACAAGGAGACGACGAAGAATGAGGAAGATGAGGCCGGTGAACCCAGTCTGTCAAAGGTTTAA